A part of Primulina eburnea isolate SZY01 chromosome 10, ASM2296580v1, whole genome shotgun sequence genomic DNA contains:
- the LOC140804060 gene encoding small ribosomal subunit protein eS24z, translated as MADKAVTIRTRKFMTNRLLSRKQFIIDVLHPGRPNVSKAELKEKLARMYEVKDPNAIFVFKFRTHFGGGKSTGFGLIYDSVENAKKFEPKYRLIRNGLDTKVEKSRKQMKERKNRAKKIRGVKKTKAGDAAKAGKKK; from the exons ATGGCGGACAAGGCAGTAACTATCAGAACAAGGAAGTTCATGACTAATCGTCTTCTTTCCAGGAAACAATTT ATTATTGATGTGTTGCATCCAGGAAGGCCTAATGTTTCTAAG GCTGAGTTGAAGGAGAAATTGGCGAGGATGTATGAGGTAAAGGATCCAAATGCCATCTTTGTGTTCAAATTCAGGACACACTTTGGAGGAGGCAAATCTACTGGGTTTGGTTTAATCTACGATTCAGTCGAAAATGCCAAGAAATTTGAGCCAAAGTACAGGCTCATAAGG AATGGTCTAGACACCAAGGTCGAAAAGTCAAGGAAGCAAATGAAAGAAAGGAAGAACAGAGCCAAGAAGATCCGTGGTGTTAAGAAG ACGAAAGCGGGAGATGCTGCCAAGGCTGGCAAGAAGAAATAA